Proteins encoded in a region of the Stieleria neptunia genome:
- a CDS encoding suppressor of fused domain protein, with product MDVEFRCPKCAKRYKTDETHSGKKTRCSGCGETIEVPFPPLEIPDEVTDGGSTVYRHEARSREFELAIGDSENIERVEAHIAKHLGEVDSVWHELVSDLVHIDVHWVKPSAERPFHTLITTGMSDRPMSPPEGAEELAYAELMLCLPPEWKLDEQSLQDTANYWPIQWLKFLARFPHEYETWLFDGHTIPNGDPADSLDPSTDFIGWLLTFPSTTGEEFIRLKISDEKSIYFLAAIPLLQNEMDFKLKYGTERLLERFDKAGYNEVLNVNRKDVSKKRFWLF from the coding sequence GTGGACGTAGAATTCCGGTGCCCGAAATGCGCCAAACGCTATAAAACCGATGAAACCCATTCGGGCAAGAAAACCCGATGCAGCGGTTGTGGCGAAACGATCGAGGTCCCTTTTCCCCCGCTGGAAATCCCCGACGAGGTGACCGACGGCGGCAGCACGGTTTATCGCCATGAAGCCAGATCGCGCGAGTTTGAATTGGCGATCGGCGACAGCGAGAACATCGAACGTGTCGAAGCCCATATCGCCAAACACCTCGGCGAGGTCGACAGCGTCTGGCATGAGCTTGTTTCGGATCTGGTGCACATCGACGTGCACTGGGTCAAACCCTCCGCGGAGCGTCCCTTCCACACCCTGATCACCACCGGAATGAGCGATCGACCGATGTCGCCACCGGAGGGTGCCGAAGAATTGGCGTACGCCGAGTTGATGCTCTGCTTGCCGCCGGAATGGAAACTGGACGAACAATCGTTGCAGGACACGGCCAACTATTGGCCGATCCAGTGGCTGAAGTTCTTGGCCCGATTTCCGCACGAATATGAAACCTGGCTGTTTGATGGTCACACGATCCCCAACGGTGACCCCGCCGATTCGCTTGACCCCAGCACCGATTTTATCGGTTGGTTGCTGACGTTCCCATCGACGACCGGCGAAGAGTTCATTCGGCTGAAGATCTCGGACGAAAAATCCATCTACTTTCTCGCCGCGATCCCGTTGCTGCAGAACGAAATGGATTTCAAACTAAAATACGGTACCGAACGCTTGCTGGAACGTTTTGACAAGGCTGGTTACAACGAAGTCTTGAACGTGAATCGCAAAGACGTCTCGAAGAAACGCTTTTGGTTGTTTTGA
- a CDS encoding alkaline phosphatase produces the protein MNPRQVDADRRFFPAPGLVMASLAALVSLACPASAAKPVPVAPAKSEAAKSEGQTHDKGDPMRWLQQQSVDTQSPVYGHWGLDATKYSSWNEHSNRLVPVYTFGLTLSDWRDRGSLYADAERLKTLERSSETSSINPTAMYFDQTDVCQLQRAAVDAGYSNIILLVLDGMDWQTARAAAIYKTGRIAFESGRGTGLAFQDDRRTQTDFGLLSTSAAAGSAKTDVDAQRVLSVSEQSSFGYDVRLGGRTPWNERNGSGYLIGADLSRPHTVTDSAASGTGLCSGIKTYNGSINVALDGTQAVPLARELQRDQDFMVGVVTNVPVSHATPAAAYANNVSRKDYQDLARDLIGLPSAAHRNDPLPGIDVLLGAGWGEHKDEDELQGSNFATGNRYLHEDDLRAVDLRNGGRYRVVQRAAGKSGRQSLRRAAQAAADNQERLLGLFGTKGGHLPYATADGGYNPAADVWDAEIYSAADIDENPTLAEMTEAALLVLEQSIDGFWLMIEVGDVDWANHANNLDNSIGAVFSGEAAFVKVMDWVDENNAWDHTAVIVTADHGHYLVLDHPEVIAAAGRGKTAKELAEK, from the coding sequence ATGAATCCTCGCCAAGTAGACGCTGATCGGCGTTTCTTTCCTGCCCCGGGACTGGTGATGGCCTCGTTGGCGGCACTCGTCTCGCTGGCGTGTCCTGCATCAGCCGCGAAGCCGGTGCCTGTGGCCCCGGCGAAGTCCGAGGCGGCGAAGTCAGAGGGCCAAACGCATGACAAGGGCGATCCGATGCGTTGGCTGCAGCAGCAATCGGTTGACACACAGTCCCCCGTCTACGGCCATTGGGGATTGGACGCGACCAAGTACAGCAGTTGGAACGAGCACAGCAACCGCTTGGTACCGGTTTACACCTTCGGTCTGACGCTTTCGGACTGGCGTGATCGGGGCAGTTTGTACGCCGACGCCGAGCGGTTGAAAACGCTGGAGCGGTCTTCGGAGACCAGTTCGATCAATCCCACCGCGATGTACTTTGACCAGACCGACGTGTGTCAATTGCAGCGAGCGGCCGTCGACGCCGGTTACAGCAATATCATCTTGTTGGTGTTGGACGGGATGGACTGGCAAACCGCGCGGGCCGCGGCCATCTACAAAACCGGACGCATCGCTTTTGAATCCGGTCGCGGCACCGGACTGGCATTTCAAGACGACCGACGCACGCAAACGGACTTCGGATTGCTATCGACCAGCGCGGCCGCCGGAAGCGCGAAGACCGACGTCGACGCGCAACGGGTGCTCAGCGTCAGCGAGCAGTCGTCGTTCGGGTACGACGTTCGATTAGGCGGCCGAACGCCATGGAATGAGCGGAACGGTAGCGGATACTTGATCGGCGCAGATCTGTCGCGTCCGCATACCGTGACCGACTCCGCCGCATCGGGGACCGGCCTGTGCAGCGGCATCAAGACGTACAACGGTTCGATCAACGTCGCGCTCGATGGGACGCAAGCCGTCCCCCTGGCGCGTGAATTGCAACGCGACCAGGACTTCATGGTCGGCGTGGTGACCAATGTTCCCGTCAGCCACGCGACGCCGGCAGCGGCCTACGCGAACAACGTTTCACGCAAAGACTACCAAGACCTTGCCCGCGACCTGATCGGTTTGCCATCGGCCGCCCATCGCAACGATCCGCTACCCGGCATCGATGTGCTGTTGGGCGCGGGCTGGGGCGAGCACAAAGACGAAGACGAGCTGCAAGGCAGCAACTTTGCCACGGGCAACCGGTACTTGCATGAAGACGACTTGCGCGCTGTCGATCTGCGAAACGGTGGCCGGTACCGAGTCGTCCAACGCGCGGCGGGCAAATCGGGCCGCCAATCGCTGCGTCGTGCCGCGCAAGCCGCCGCCGACAACCAAGAGCGACTGCTCGGATTGTTTGGGACCAAAGGCGGTCACCTGCCATACGCGACCGCCGACGGCGGCTACAACCCGGCGGCGGACGTCTGGGACGCGGAGATCTATTCCGCCGCCGACATCGACGAGAACCCGACGCTCGCCGAGATGACCGAAGCGGCGCTGCTGGTTTTGGAACAGTCGATCGACGGGTTTTGGTTGATGATCGAAGTCGGCGATGTGGATTGGGCCAATCATGCCAATAACCTGGACAACAGCATCGGCGCGGTATTCAGCGGCGAAGCGGCGTTTGTCAAAGTGATGGACTGGGTCGACGAGAACAACGCCTGGGACCACACCGCGGTCATCGTCACCGCCGACCACGGTCACTATCTGGTTCTGGATCACCCCGAAGTCATCGCCGCGGCGGGACGAGGCAAAACGGCAAAGGAATTGGCAGAAAAATAG
- a CDS encoding DUF1501 domain-containing protein, protein MLTRRQLLASCGTGLGSLALSDLLARDASASGLHFPAKAKHVIHLFMNGGPSQVDTFDYKPQLNQFAGKTAPTGTLKTERPTGNVLGTPFQFKPYGQSGIHVSELFAKTAEHIDDICLIHSMHADVPNHEPSLMLMNTGESRLVRPSVGSWLTYGLGSENSNLPSFVTMCPGGYPIKESQNWQNAFLPGKYQATYVDTSHRQVDRLLENIRSELVASTDQRQQLDLLANLNRQHAAARRHDERLQSRIESFELAYRMQSEAADAFDITREPQSVRDEYGDGDFARQTLIARRLVERGVRYVQLYTGAGQPWDNHDDLEKQHRKLAQQVDQPIAALLADLKRTGLLDETIVIWGGEFGRTPVVEMPRKGTNQGKMNGRDHNHYGFTVWMAGGGVKGGQTVGATDEIGFQAVENRVHVHDLHATLLRLMGLDHKRLTYRYAGRDFRLTDVHGRVVDEVLA, encoded by the coding sequence ATGCTGACACGACGACAACTGCTGGCAAGCTGCGGCACCGGCCTGGGATCTTTGGCGCTCTCGGATCTGCTCGCCCGAGATGCTTCGGCGAGCGGATTGCATTTTCCGGCCAAAGCCAAACACGTCATTCATTTGTTCATGAATGGTGGCCCCAGCCAAGTCGATACGTTCGACTACAAACCCCAACTGAACCAGTTCGCCGGCAAGACCGCGCCGACCGGGACACTGAAAACGGAACGCCCCACCGGCAATGTTCTGGGCACACCGTTCCAGTTCAAACCGTATGGACAGTCGGGAATCCACGTCAGCGAGTTGTTCGCCAAGACGGCCGAGCACATCGACGACATCTGCTTGATCCATTCGATGCACGCCGATGTCCCCAATCACGAACCGTCACTGATGCTGATGAACACGGGTGAATCGCGTTTGGTTCGCCCCAGCGTCGGATCTTGGCTGACCTATGGGCTGGGCAGCGAAAACAGCAACCTGCCGTCGTTTGTGACCATGTGCCCGGGCGGCTATCCGATCAAGGAATCACAGAACTGGCAAAACGCGTTTCTGCCAGGCAAGTACCAGGCGACCTATGTCGACACCAGCCACCGTCAAGTCGATCGGTTGCTGGAGAACATTCGCAGCGAATTGGTGGCGTCGACGGATCAACGTCAACAATTGGATCTGTTGGCCAACCTGAACCGGCAACATGCCGCGGCCCGACGCCATGACGAACGCTTGCAGTCGCGGATCGAGTCGTTCGAATTGGCCTATCGGATGCAAAGCGAAGCGGCCGACGCGTTCGACATCACGCGCGAACCACAATCGGTCCGGGACGAATACGGCGACGGCGACTTTGCCCGCCAGACCCTGATCGCGCGACGGTTGGTCGAACGCGGCGTTCGCTACGTGCAGCTCTACACCGGCGCGGGACAACCCTGGGACAATCACGACGACTTGGAAAAGCAGCACCGCAAACTGGCCCAGCAGGTCGACCAGCCGATCGCCGCCCTGTTGGCGGACCTCAAACGCACCGGGCTGCTCGACGAAACGATCGTGATCTGGGGAGGTGAATTCGGCCGCACCCCCGTCGTCGAGATGCCTCGCAAGGGCACCAACCAAGGCAAAATGAACGGCCGCGATCACAACCACTACGGCTTTACCGTGTGGATGGCCGGTGGCGGCGTCAAAGGCGGCCAAACCGTCGGCGCGACCGACGAGATCGGATTCCAGGCGGTCGAAAATCGCGTCCATGTCCACGACCTCCACGCGACTCTGTTGCGATTGATGGGGCTGGACCACAAACGATTGACCTACCGCTATGCCGGACGCGATTTCCGTCTGACCGATGTCCACGGACGCGTCGTGGACGAGGTGCTGGCGTAG